From a region of the Macrobrachium nipponense isolate FS-2020 chromosome 20, ASM1510439v2, whole genome shotgun sequence genome:
- the LOC135223919 gene encoding bone morphogenetic protein receptor type-1B-like — protein MAAMAPSRGIGVCHRFILVAYVCFLIVIREALGLTCYCENYCPSHELFNGTCEAKPDAFCFSAVGLVYDHELRVWKEERTFGCLGAQELGLMQCRAYLTQHERPKNISCCNEYDMCNLALRPMLDVNPPVTPSSPVKIPESLLLVTLPLAFVLVLAVIMSFWYRYRQREGRRLQYFKDQVAPRCASMFMGPNDHTLSELIEQSSGSGSGLPHLVQRTIAKQIQLLHSVGKGRYGEVWLGQWRGEKVAVKVFFTTDEASWFRETEIYQTVLLRHSNILGYIAADIKGTGSWTQMLLIMDYHPLGSLHDYLQTTTLNYTNTIRLSLSAACGLSHLHTEIFGTKGKPAIAHRDIKSKNILVKRNGECCIADFGLAVKYVSERNELDFGTNPKVGTRRYMAPEVLNETINTGCFESLKMADVYSFGLVLWEITRRCASESGEKLLMAEEYQLPYYEHVPPDPSFDDMHEVVCAKGIRPEIPLRWNYNEILKAMGKVVQECWHANPAARLTALRVKKTLYKLPVPESTKIV, from the exons CATTGGGGCTGACATGTTATTGTGAAAACTACTGCCCCAGCCATGAACTTTTCAATGGGACCTGTGAGGCAAAGCCAGATGCTTTTTGCTTCAGTGCTGTTGGTCTCGTTTATGACCACGAGCTCAGGGTGTGGAAGGAAGAACGCACTTTTGGGTGCCTAGGAGCACAAGAACTTGGTTTAATGCAA TGCAGAGCGTATTTGACTCAGCATGAACGACCGAAAAATATTTCATGTTGCAACGAGTATGATATGTGTAATTTAGCTTTGAGACCAATGTTGGATGTAAACCCTCCGGTAACACCATCGAGCCCTGTGAAGATTCCGGAGAGCTTGCTCTTGGTCACCTTGCCGTTAGCCTTTGTGCTCGTGTTGGCTGTGATAATGTCATTTTGGTACAG GTACAGACAACGTGAAGGTAGGAGGCTTCAGTACTTCAAAGACCAAGTAGCTCCTCGATGTGCAAGTATGTTTATGGGTCCCAATGACCATACACTATCCGAGTTAATTGAGCAGTCTTCGGGATCAGGCTCTGGTCTTCCCCATTTG GTTCAACGAACCATTGCCAAGCAAATCCAGCTGCTTCATAGTGTTGGCAAGGGGAGGTATGGAGAAGTATGGCTTGGTCAGTGGCGAGGTGAAAAGGTTGCTGTGAAGGTCTTTTTTACAACTGATGAGGCCTCATGGTTTCGAGAAACTGAAATTTATCAAACAGTTCTCTTGAGGCACTCAAATATTTTGG GCTATATTGCTGCAGACATAAAGGGGACAGGATCTTGGACGCAGATGCTACTCATCATGGATTATCATCCTTTAGGCTCTTTGCACGATTACCTACAAACTACTACATTGAATTACACAAATACAATTCGCTTGTCATTATCTGCAGCTTGTGGTTTATCCCACTTACACACAGAAATTTTTGGTACTAAAGGGAAACCCGCCATTGCACACAgggatataaaaagtaaaaatatcttgGTAAAAAGGAATGGTGAATGTTGCATAGCTGATTTTGGCTTGGCAGTTAAATACGTAAG tGAACGTAATGAGTTGGACTTCGGCACTAACCCTAAAGTAGGAACGCGCCGTTATATGGCTCCAGAAGTCCTAAACGAAACTATAAATACTGGCTGTTTTGAGTCTCTCAAAATGGCAGACGTTTATTCGTTTGGTCTAGTTCTGTGGGAAATTACTAGAAG atgtgcAAGTGAAAGTGGAGAGAAGTTGCTAATGGCAGAAGAATATCAGCTGCCTTACTATGAACATGTTCCACCAGATCCCTCATTTGACGACATGCATGAAGTAGTTTGTGCTAAAGGAATCAGACCAGAGATCCCTCTTCGTTGGAATTATAATGAG ATTTTGAAAGCTATGGGCAAAGTCGTACAAGAATGCTGGCATGCCAATCCTGCCGCTCGTCTAACAGCACTGAGAGTGAAAAAGACACTCTATAAATTGCCTGTTCCTGAAAGTACCAAGATTGTGTAA